A window of the Cryptococcus depauperatus CBS 7841 chromosome 5, complete sequence genome harbors these coding sequences:
- a CDS encoding ADP,ATP carrier protein: MGGVSAAVSKTAAAPIERIKLLVQNQDEMIKQGRLSTPYKGVADCFARTYKDEGLASLWRGNTANVIRYFPTQALNFAFKDYFKSLFGFKKSEGYWKWFAGNIASGGAAGASSLLFVYSLDYARTRLANDAKSAKKGGERQFNGLVDVYKKTLASDGLAGLYRGFVPSVVGIIVYRGLYFGLYDSIKPVVLVGPLEGNFLASFLLGWTVTTSAGLASYPLDTIRRRMMMTSGGTVHYKSMFDAGSQIVAKEGVKSLFKGAGANILRGVAGAGVLSLYDKAQEVMFGKVYSGGSG, from the exons ATGGGCGGTGTTTCTGCTGCTGTCTCCAAGACTGCTGCTGCCCCCATTGAGCGTATCAAGCTCTTGGTCCAGAATCAGGATGAGAT GATCAAGCAGGGCCGTCTTTCTACCCCATACAAAGGTGTTGCCGATTGCTTTGCCAGAACTTACAAGGACGAGGGTCTTGCTTCTCTTTGGCGAGGAAACACCGCCAATGTTATCCGATACTTCCCTACTCAGGCTCTTAACTTTGCCTTTAAGGACTACTTCAAGTCTCTCTTTGGTTTTAAGAAGTCTGAGGGCTACTGGAAATGGTTTGCCGGGAACATTGCCTCT GGTGGTGCTGCTGgtgcttcttctcttctctttgtctACTCTCTTGACTATGCCCGTACCCGTCTTGCCAACGATGCCAAGTCTGCCAAGAAAGGCGGTGAGCGTCAGTTCAACGGTTTAGTCGATGTCTACAAGAAGACTCTTGCTTCTGACGGTCTTGCTGGTCTTTACCGAGGTTTCGTCCCCTCTGTCGTTGGTATTATTGTCTACCGTGGTCTCTACTTTGGTCTTT ATGACTCAATCAAGCCTGTTGTCCTCGTTGGTCCTCTCGAGGGCAACTTCCTTGCTTCATTCCTGCTCGGTTGGACTGTCACCACTTCCGCTGGTCTCGCATCTTACCCTCTCGACACTATCCGTCGTCGTATGATGATGACCTCTGGTGGCACTGTCCACTACAAGTCTATGTTTGATGCCGGTTCTCAGATTGTTGCCAAGGAGGGTGTCAAGTCTCTCTTCAAGGGTGCCGGTGCCAACATTCTCCGTGGTGTTGCCGGTGCTGGTGTTTTGTCTCTTTACGACAAGGCCCAGGAGGTCATGTTTGGCAAGGTCTACTCTGGTGGCTCTGGATAA
- a CDS encoding diphthamide biosynthesis protein 2: protein MTDMFSTPDEHAMTAYEPEASSSDIRSYVGPSTASFGDATEGLNLEEAFEVEESVRRIIEGNYKTVGLQFPDELLSSSVSVYRAIQTRIAHTGAQAYVLADSTYGNCCPDILSCLHLPADFLVHYGHACLTPTGSLPVHYVFHRKRLDVERAKQSLIETSSEDLEKKKGVIVVWDVAYDWLANDIQEIFSKACPLPINFASIHTVPTTLSSPSEKGKTPTLRAIDPPKSIPMNECVLWYIGEEGRSCMNIQMTHANNPLYIYSPVSQTTSPLHSSTSRLLSRRLFALHQALSADIFGLIVSNIGLSSSQLLLKRLREDLKRAKKKSYTLTVGRLNPAKLANFAEIECFVLIGCAEGGVVDSKDFLRPIITPWELELALQGSDHIWAPEKWTLDFDSVLRDAQQRATEWQESKSSRTSSKAEDSYQEKGDDDDDTPQFSLISGQMRTRRTFPSHQSSQGALEGRIGDLTLRNQILSLAKLESAGSSFLASRDFRGLEARVGMDEPSCLEEGRRGVARGYTEEK from the exons ATGACAGATATGTTTTCGACTCCTGACGAACATGCGATGACTGCTTATGAGCCTGAAGCATCGTCTTCTGATATACGCTCATATGTCGGGCCAAGTACTGCAAGCTTCGGAGATGCAACAGAAGGCTTGAATCTTGAGGAAGCGTTTGAAGTAGAGGAAAGCGTGAGAAGGATTATCGAAGGAAATTACAAGACA GTTGGCTTGCAGTTTCCTGACGAActactttcttcttcagtaTCGGTTTATCGAGCCATCCAGACTCGTATTGCGCATACGGGAGCGCAAGCATATGTTTTGGCCGATAGTACCTATGGGAA TTGTTGCCCGGATATTCTGAGCTGCCTTCATCTCCCAGCAGACTTTCTCGTCCATTATGGCCACGCATGTCTAACACC AACGGGCTCTTTGCCCGTACACTACGTCTTTCATCGCAAAAGGCTAGATGTCGAGCGAGCGAAGCAGAGCTTGATTGAGACTAGCAGCGAAGATttagagaagaagaaagggGTGATTGTTGTTTGGGATGTTGCTTATGACTGGCTTGCTA ACGACATTCAAGAGATATTTTCCAAAGCCTGCCCTCTGCCTATCAATTTTGCTTCAATCCACACGGTTCCGACCACTCTCTCCTCACCTTCAGAAAAAGGTAAGACTCCTACTCTTCGAGCTATTGACCCTCCCAAAAGTATACCAATGAATGAATGTGTATTGTGGTACATTGGAGAGGAGGGCCGGTCGTGTATGAATATCCAGATGACTCATGCCAACAATCCA TTGTACATCTACTCACCTGTATCCCAAACCACATCTCCTTTACATAGTTCCACATCTCGTTTGCTCTCTCGTCGCTTAtttgctcttcatcaagCTCTTTCCGCAGATATCTTTGGTTTAATTGTTTCCAATATCGGCCTCTCATCCTCTCAGCTTCTCTTGAAGCGATTGAGGGAGGATCTGAAGAGAGCtaagaaaaaaagttaCACATTGACTGTGGGGAGGCTCAATCCTGCAAAGCTGGCAAATTTCGCGGAAATTGAATGTTTTGTATTGATCGGATGTGCAGAGGGAGGCGTAGTCGATTCTAAG GACTTTTTGAGACCCATTATCACTCCATGGGAACTCGAATTGGCTCTTCAAGGTTCTGACCATATTTGGGCTCCTGAGAAATGGACTCTCGACTTTGACTCTGTGCTACGAG ATGCTCAACAGCGAGCTACTGAGTGGCAAGAGTCCAAATCCTCAAGAACGTCCTCCAAGGCTGAGGATAGCTATCAAGAGAAAggtgatgatgatgatgatacCCCTCAGTTCTCTCTGATTTCTGGACAAATGCGCACCAGAAGAACATTTCCCTCCCATCAGTCATCCCAAGGAGCTTTGGAAGGCCGTATAGGTGATTTAACATTGCGGAACCAAATTCTCTCCTTGGCCAAGCTTGAAAGTGCAGGTTCAAGTTTCCTGGCATCGAGAGATTTCAGAGGACTGGAAGCAAGAGTAGGAATGGATGAGCCTAGCTGCttagaagaaggaagaagaggggTCGCAAGAGGCTACACAGAGGAGAAATGA